The Actinobacillus equuli genome includes a window with the following:
- the serC gene encoding 3-phosphoserine/phosphohydroxythreonine transaminase, with product MTQVYNFSAGPAMMPKAVLEQAQQELLNWQNQGTSVMEVSHRGKFFMELATQSEQDFREVYNIPQNYKILFLQGGARGQFAAVPMNLIGAKGKALYLNSGHWSGMAAKEARNFCEIDEINIVEKDQNGVIAVTRTDFSDIAEQYDYVHYCTNETITGVQIKQIPNVGNAVLVADMSSDILSTQIDISKFGLIYAGAQKNLGPAGITIVIVREDLIGKARTATPSIWNYETQVNADSMINTPPTFAWYLCSLVFKHLIKEGGLAAVEKRNAAKAELLYNYLNNSSFYRNYIAEANRSVMNVTFTTDDDELNAKFVAEATACGLHALKGHKVLGGMRASIYNAMPIEGVEALIQFMDKFAQENA from the coding sequence ATGACACAAGTTTATAATTTCAGTGCAGGCCCGGCAATGATGCCAAAAGCCGTTTTAGAACAAGCGCAACAAGAATTATTAAATTGGCAAAACCAAGGTACTTCGGTGATGGAAGTTAGCCATCGCGGTAAGTTTTTTATGGAACTTGCAACGCAATCTGAGCAAGATTTTCGTGAGGTTTATAACATTCCGCAAAATTATAAAATTCTGTTTTTGCAAGGCGGTGCACGTGGGCAATTTGCTGCAGTGCCAATGAACTTAATTGGAGCAAAGGGTAAAGCACTTTATCTCAATAGCGGTCATTGGTCGGGGATGGCGGCAAAAGAAGCACGTAATTTCTGTGAAATTGATGAAATTAATATCGTTGAAAAAGATCAAAATGGCGTGATTGCGGTAACCCGTACCGATTTTAGTGATATTGCCGAACAGTATGATTATGTTCATTATTGCACAAATGAAACGATAACCGGTGTGCAAATTAAGCAGATCCCAAATGTGGGCAATGCGGTATTGGTCGCAGATATGTCGTCTGATATTCTTTCAACTCAAATTGATATCAGCAAATTTGGTTTAATTTATGCAGGTGCGCAAAAAAACCTGGGGCCGGCAGGTATTACGATTGTGATTGTACGTGAAGATCTGATTGGTAAAGCTCGCACGGCAACCCCTTCGATTTGGAACTATGAAACACAAGTCAATGCTGATTCGATGATTAATACACCACCTACATTCGCTTGGTATTTATGTTCACTAGTATTTAAACATTTAATCAAAGAGGGCGGTTTGGCGGCGGTTGAAAAACGTAATGCGGCAAAAGCGGAATTACTTTATAACTACTTGAACAACAGTTCTTTCTATCGTAATTATATTGCGGAAGCAAATCGTTCGGTAATGAATGTGACATTTACCACTGATGATGATGAGTTAAATGCAAAATTTGTGGCGGAAGCGACCGCTTGCGGGTTACACGCCTTAAAAGGACACAAAGTATTAGGCGGTATGCGTGCGTCAATTTATAACGCAATGCCGATTGAAGGTGTAGAAGCATTAATCCAATTTATGGATAAATTTGCACAAGAAAATGCATAA
- the hisC gene encoding histidinol-phosphate transaminase, translated as MQFINIANEGVKSLSPYQAGKPIEELERELGISNIIKLASNENPFGFPESAKQAIINQLNDLTRYPDANGFELKAAISKKFGVQATQITLGNGSNDLLELFTHTFASEQDEIIYSQYAFIVYPLVTKAINAVAREIPAKNWGHDLDAFLAAVNEKTKLIFIANPNNPTGNFLTEAEIDAFLAKVPANVIVVLDEAYTEFTEASERVDSFGLLAKYPNLIVSRSLSKAYGLAGLRIGYAVSNPEIADLLNRVRQPFNCNSLALASAIAVMNDDAFVEKVAENNRQEMQRYEAFCQGQGLDYIPSKGNFITIDFKRPAAPIYEALLREGVIVRPIAGYGMPNHLRISIGLPAENDRLFAALVKVLG; from the coding sequence ATGCAATTTATCAACATCGCCAATGAGGGCGTGAAATCCCTTTCTCCTTACCAAGCAGGTAAACCGATTGAAGAATTAGAACGTGAGCTTGGTATCAGCAATATTATTAAACTGGCTTCTAATGAAAATCCGTTCGGTTTCCCTGAAAGTGCAAAACAAGCGATTATTAATCAATTAAATGATCTCACTCGTTATCCGGATGCAAACGGCTTTGAATTAAAAGCGGCTATTTCAAAAAAATTCGGCGTACAAGCAACCCAAATTACCTTGGGTAACGGCTCAAATGATTTATTGGAATTATTTACACATACTTTTGCCAGTGAGCAGGATGAAATCATTTATTCTCAATATGCCTTTATCGTGTATCCATTAGTGACTAAAGCGATTAATGCGGTGGCTCGTGAAATTCCGGCGAAAAATTGGGGACACGATTTAGATGCGTTTCTTGCTGCAGTCAATGAAAAAACCAAACTGATTTTTATTGCTAATCCGAACAACCCGACCGGTAATTTCTTAACCGAAGCGGAAATTGATGCTTTCTTAGCGAAAGTGCCGGCAAATGTGATTGTGGTATTAGATGAAGCATACACCGAATTTACAGAGGCTTCCGAACGTGTTGATTCATTCGGTTTATTAGCAAAATATCCGAATTTAATTGTTTCTCGTTCACTTTCCAAAGCGTATGGACTTGCCGGATTACGAATCGGTTATGCAGTATCGAATCCAGAAATTGCCGATTTGCTAAACCGCGTACGCCAGCCGTTTAACTGTAACAGCCTTGCATTGGCTTCAGCGATTGCGGTAATGAATGACGATGCCTTTGTGGAAAAAGTTGCGGAAAATAACCGCCAAGAGATGCAACGCTATGAAGCATTCTGCCAAGGACAAGGTTTGGATTATATTCCTTCCAAAGGTAACTTTATTACGATTGATTTCAAACGTCCGGCAGCACCGATTTATGAAGCCTTGTTACGTGAAGGCGTGATTGTTCGTCCGATTGCAGGTTATGGTATGCCGAATCATTTACGTATCAGTATTGGTTTACCGGCAGAAAATGACCGCCTGTTTGCCGCATTAGTAAAAGTATTAGGCTAA
- the aroA gene encoding 3-phosphoshikimate 1-carboxyvinyltransferase encodes MEKITLAPISRVEGEINLPGSKSLSNRALLLAALAKGTTKVTNLLDSDDIRHMLNALKALGVNYSLSEDKTVCTVEGIGGAFNWQNGLSLFLGNAGTAMRPLTAALCLKGASEAEVILTGEPRMKERPIKHLVDALRQVGASVQYLENEGYPPLAIRNSGLKGGKVQIDGSISSQFLTALLMAAPLAEGDMEIEIIGELVSKPYIDITLAMMKDFGVNVENQNYQTFVVKGNQSYISPEKYLVEGDASSASYFLAAGAIKGKVKVTGIGKNSIQGDRLFANVLEAMGAKITWGDDFIQAEQGELKGVDMDMNHIPDAAMTIATTALFAEGETIIRNIYNWRVKETDRLAAMATELRKVGATVEEGEDFIRIQPLPLTQFQHAEIATYNDHRMAMCFSLIALSDTPVTILDPKCTAKTFPTYFNEFEKLSERT; translated from the coding sequence ATGGAAAAAATTACATTAGCACCGATCAGCCGTGTTGAAGGCGAGATTAATTTACCCGGCTCAAAAAGCCTTTCGAATCGAGCGTTATTATTAGCTGCTTTGGCGAAAGGCACGACTAAAGTTACCAATTTATTAGACAGTGATGATATTCGCCATATGCTCAATGCATTAAAAGCATTAGGCGTGAATTATTCATTATCGGAAGATAAGACCGTTTGTACTGTTGAAGGAATTGGCGGCGCATTTAATTGGCAAAATGGGTTATCGTTATTTTTAGGTAACGCAGGTACGGCAATGCGCCCGTTAACCGCTGCATTATGTTTAAAAGGTGCAAGCGAAGCGGAAGTTATTCTAACCGGCGAACCTCGTATGAAAGAGCGCCCGATCAAACACTTGGTTGATGCCCTTCGCCAAGTGGGTGCAAGCGTTCAATATTTGGAAAATGAAGGTTATCCGCCGCTAGCAATCCGAAACAGTGGCCTAAAAGGCGGAAAAGTACAAATTGACGGTTCGATTTCCAGCCAATTTTTAACCGCTTTACTGATGGCGGCACCGCTTGCCGAAGGCGATATGGAAATTGAAATTATCGGTGAACTGGTATCAAAACCTTATATTGATATTACCTTAGCGATGATGAAAGATTTTGGGGTAAATGTTGAGAACCAAAATTATCAGACCTTTGTGGTAAAAGGTAACCAAAGCTACATTTCTCCGGAGAAATATTTGGTAGAAGGTGATGCATCATCCGCTTCTTATTTCTTAGCGGCAGGTGCGATTAAAGGTAAAGTGAAGGTGACCGGTATTGGTAAAAATTCGATCCAAGGTGACCGCTTGTTTGCCAATGTGCTAGAAGCGATGGGGGCTAAAATCACTTGGGGTGACGATTTTATCCAAGCGGAGCAAGGTGAGCTTAAAGGTGTAGATATGGATATGAACCATATTCCGGATGCAGCAATGACGATTGCGACTACCGCATTATTTGCCGAAGGGGAAACGATTATTCGCAATATTTATAACTGGCGTGTCAAAGAAACAGATCGTTTAGCGGCGATGGCAACCGAATTGCGCAAAGTGGGAGCAACCGTTGAAGAAGGCGAAGATTTTATTCGTATTCAGCCTTTGCCACTCACGCAATTCCAACATGCTGAAATTGCAACCTATAATGATCACCGTATGGCGATGTGTTTCTCGTTGATTGCATTGTCTGATACACCGGTGACAATTTTAGATCCGAAATGTACGGCGAAAACGTTCCCGACCTATTTCAATGAATTTGAGAAGTTGTCGGAAAGAACATAA
- the argA gene encoding amino-acid N-acetyltransferase produces MRNTELVQWFRQSTPYVNMHREKTFVIMLDGNAIAHPNFINITNDIGLLHSLGIKLVIVFGARGQIDELLAKNQMSSAYHNNIRITDSKTLEVVKQAVGGLHYDIFSRLSLRLPNSPVLNVVSSNAVLAQPLGVIDGVDYGLSGKIRRINIEGIQQQLAQDSIVVIGPIAPSVTGEMFNLPFEEIATQIAIKLKADKLIGFCDQQGILDQNGKVLSDLHPREAKRYLTQFIESGQYHNSAARFLQAAIEACHAGIKRSHLLSYKEDGSLLQELFSRDGIGTQLSEESSENIRLATSFDIPGLLNLIRPLEEQGILVKRSREQLEMEISHYTIIERDGIVIACAALNHYPEEKMAEMACVAVHPDYRDSSRGDVLLEAIKRRAYKLQVEKLFVLTTRTTQWFQERGFVVSGTEDLPKEKREHYNYQRMSKILILDLNQ; encoded by the coding sequence ATGCGTAACACAGAATTAGTCCAGTGGTTTAGACAATCCACGCCTTACGTAAATATGCACAGAGAGAAAACCTTTGTGATTATGTTAGACGGTAATGCGATTGCTCACCCGAATTTTATTAATATTACCAACGATATCGGTTTGCTCCACAGTTTAGGCATCAAGTTGGTGATCGTGTTTGGTGCACGAGGTCAAATTGATGAGTTGTTAGCAAAAAATCAGATGAGTTCCGCTTATCATAATAATATCCGTATTACCGATAGCAAAACGTTAGAAGTAGTGAAGCAAGCGGTTGGCGGATTGCATTATGATATTTTTTCTCGTTTGTCGCTGCGTTTGCCGAACTCGCCTGTACTGAATGTGGTTAGCAGCAATGCGGTATTAGCGCAGCCGTTAGGTGTGATTGATGGTGTGGATTACGGTTTAAGCGGTAAGATTCGCCGGATTAATATCGAAGGGATTCAGCAGCAATTAGCGCAAGATTCGATTGTGGTTATTGGTCCGATTGCGCCTTCGGTTACCGGCGAAATGTTTAATTTACCGTTTGAGGAAATTGCAACGCAAATTGCGATTAAGTTAAAAGCGGATAAGTTAATCGGCTTTTGCGATCAGCAAGGGATCTTGGATCAAAACGGCAAAGTATTGTCGGATTTACATCCTCGTGAAGCCAAACGTTATTTAACGCAATTTATTGAATCCGGACAATACCACAATTCCGCTGCGCGTTTTTTACAAGCAGCCATTGAAGCTTGCCATGCCGGCATTAAACGTTCGCATTTGCTGAGTTATAAAGAAGACGGCTCATTACTTCAAGAGTTGTTCTCTCGTGACGGTATCGGTACGCAGTTATCGGAAGAGAGTTCGGAAAATATTCGTTTGGCTACTTCGTTTGATATTCCCGGTTTATTAAATCTTATTCGACCGCTTGAAGAGCAGGGTATTTTAGTAAAACGTTCACGTGAACAGCTGGAAATGGAGATTAGTCATTATACGATTATTGAACGTGACGGTATTGTGATTGCCTGTGCGGCACTGAATCATTATCCGGAAGAAAAAATGGCGGAAATGGCGTGTGTGGCGGTGCATCCTGATTATCGAGATTCATCGCGAGGCGATGTGTTATTAGAAGCGATTAAACGTAGAGCTTATAAATTACAGGTCGAGAAATTGTTTGTATTAACCACTCGCACAACACAGTGGTTCCAAGAGCGAGGCTTTGTGGTATCCGGTACGGAAGATTTACCGAAAGAGAAACGAGAACATTACAATTACCAAAGAATGTCAAAGATTTTGATTTTAGATCTTAATCAATAA
- a CDS encoding LysR family transcriptional regulator encodes MDKLNAINLFCRVIETQSFTQAAQLEQISLAMASKLIAQLEEHLNVRLLHRTTRKITPTEAGLLYYQRCLPILNELKDAENSVSNITSTLQGKITISLPMDFGSRFVAPYLGQFIATYPNIQLNIEFSDRRVDVVAEGYDLVLRIGSLEDSSIVAKRIAQSELILLASPEYLAAHGTPERLEHLAHHTCLLYENHQQWLFEENDQKIKFKPTPHIMSNNGYALLQMAKAGQGIVNLPLFLAKEELGAGQLVEILPQYKQHAIDISLLYPHRRYLSPKVKVLIEFLSKLMQERQQYLMK; translated from the coding sequence ATGGACAAACTCAACGCAATTAATCTTTTTTGCCGAGTGATCGAAACACAAAGTTTCACTCAAGCCGCTCAGCTTGAACAAATTTCGTTGGCAATGGCAAGTAAACTTATTGCTCAGCTTGAAGAACATCTTAATGTAAGATTACTTCACCGTACAACTCGTAAGATTACTCCGACAGAAGCCGGATTACTTTATTACCAGCGATGCCTGCCAATTCTTAACGAGTTAAAAGATGCGGAGAATAGTGTAAGCAATATTACCTCTACATTACAAGGAAAAATCACAATTTCACTGCCGATGGACTTCGGTTCGCGCTTTGTTGCACCTTATTTAGGTCAATTTATAGCTACTTATCCCAATATTCAGCTTAATATTGAATTTAGTGATCGCCGTGTTGATGTTGTCGCGGAAGGCTATGACCTAGTATTAAGAATCGGTTCGCTTGAAGACAGTTCAATTGTTGCAAAACGTATTGCACAATCGGAGCTGATACTGCTTGCATCACCGGAATATTTAGCCGCACACGGCACACCCGAAAGGCTGGAACATCTGGCGCACCATACTTGCTTACTCTATGAAAACCATCAACAATGGTTATTTGAAGAGAATGATCAAAAAATAAAATTCAAGCCCACGCCGCATATTATGTCAAATAATGGTTATGCACTGCTACAAATGGCAAAAGCCGGACAAGGTATTGTCAATTTACCGCTCTTTTTAGCTAAAGAAGAATTGGGTGCCGGCCAACTAGTCGAGATTTTGCCCCAGTACAAACAACATGCGATTGATATTAGCCTTTTATATCCGCACCGCCGCTACTTATCACCAAAGGTAAAAGTATTAATTGAATTTCTTAGTAAATTAATGCAAGAAAGACAGCAATATTTAATGAAATAA